One region of Termitidicoccus mucosus genomic DNA includes:
- a CDS encoding prephenate dehydrogenase codes for MIEQLAILAPGLLGGSVAMAARARGAARRIVIWARRPEVRDALRSQPWCDAVAETPEEAVRAANLVVLAAPVEKIIELARQIAPALPDGVIVTDVGSVKNRLCRKCRAALPPHARFVGSHPMAGSQKTGWENGSAELFAGRTCFVTPENGADAQAAGIVTDFWRALGGRTVSVTPAQHDEIVANISHLPQALATNLCDLLAQKNPAWREHAGAGLRDTTRIAASDATMWIEIFQQNRDEVLHAIDQFQARLAGLRAAIDHGDWPEVRARLERGKIFRDSLG; via the coding sequence ATGATTGAACAACTTGCCATTCTTGCCCCCGGACTGCTCGGCGGGTCCGTCGCCATGGCGGCGCGGGCGCGCGGCGCGGCGCGGCGCATCGTCATCTGGGCGCGCCGGCCGGAAGTGCGCGACGCGCTTCGCTCGCAGCCGTGGTGCGATGCCGTGGCCGAAACGCCGGAGGAGGCCGTGCGCGCGGCGAACCTCGTCGTGCTGGCCGCGCCGGTGGAAAAGATCATCGAGCTCGCCCGCCAGATCGCGCCCGCGCTGCCGGACGGCGTGATCGTCACCGACGTGGGCAGCGTGAAAAACCGCCTTTGCCGGAAATGTCGCGCCGCCCTGCCGCCGCATGCGCGTTTCGTCGGCTCGCATCCGATGGCCGGCAGCCAGAAGACCGGCTGGGAAAACGGCTCGGCGGAGCTGTTCGCCGGGCGCACCTGTTTTGTCACGCCGGAGAACGGCGCCGACGCGCAGGCCGCCGGGATCGTGACGGATTTCTGGCGCGCGCTTGGCGGCAGGACGGTTTCCGTCACGCCCGCGCAGCATGATGAAATCGTGGCCAACATCAGCCACCTGCCGCAGGCGCTCGCGACGAATTTGTGCGATTTGCTCGCGCAAAAAAATCCCGCCTGGCGCGAGCATGCCGGCGCGGGTCTGCGCGACACCACGCGCATCGCGGCGAGCGACGCGACCATGTGGATCGAGATTTTCCAGCAGAATCGCGACGAGGTTTTGCACGCCATCGACCAGTTTCAGGCGCGGCTTGCGGGCTTGCGCGCCGCGATCGACCACGGCGACTGGCCCGAAGTCCGCGCGCGTCTTGAACGGGGAAAAATTTTTCGGGATTCGCTGGGGTGA
- a CDS encoding EVE domain-containing protein, producing the protein MQHWLVKQEPESYAWETFVKDGRTTWDGVRNYQARNNLNAMRAGDAVLFYASVTTKAVLGIAEVAREAFPDPSAGAGENWTAVELKAVRALARPVTLDRIKAEPALAGIALLRQSRLSVMRLGKAEFDRIVKLGR; encoded by the coding sequence ATGCAACACTGGCTCGTCAAACAGGAACCCGAGTCCTACGCGTGGGAAACGTTTGTGAAGGACGGACGCACCACGTGGGACGGCGTCCGCAATTACCAGGCCCGCAACAATCTCAACGCCATGCGCGCCGGCGACGCCGTGCTTTTCTACGCGAGCGTCACGACCAAGGCCGTGCTCGGCATCGCCGAGGTGGCCCGGGAGGCGTTTCCAGATCCGTCGGCCGGGGCCGGGGAAAACTGGACGGCGGTCGAGTTGAAGGCCGTGCGCGCGCTCGCCAGGCCGGTGACGCTCGACCGGATCAAGGCCGAGCCCGCGCTTGCCGGCATCGCGCTGCTCCGCCAAAGCCGCCTGTCCGTGATGCGGCTCGGGAAGGCGGAATTTGATCGCATCGTGAAACTCGGCCGGTGA
- a CDS encoding lysophospholipid acyltransferase family protein, whose amino-acid sequence MNKHYATITKNPALQPQDDAEGEGSDAVHRITGWRRFFLWPLSVVIRLWTATLRIELSAEARRHLEKNDEPLAIIFWHNRLFVIGEIYKRHRRPRSIYGLVSGSKDGAWLAEFFDFVGIKTVRGSSTHNPRGSVSALVRVMREGHDIGITPDGPRGPLHDFKGGGLIVARRVGAPVLLLGQAFESAWRLRSWDRFYLPRPFSRIRIYCMLVPASELGAREAGAAGMLRLRLLAISPDGVESGTAERAVV is encoded by the coding sequence TTGAACAAACATTACGCAACCATTACGAAGAATCCTGCCCTCCAGCCGCAGGATGATGCCGAAGGCGAGGGGAGTGACGCGGTCCACCGCATCACGGGCTGGCGGCGTTTTTTCCTCTGGCCGCTCAGCGTGGTGATCCGGCTTTGGACGGCCACGCTGCGCATCGAGTTGTCGGCGGAGGCGCGCCGCCATCTCGAAAAAAACGACGAGCCGCTCGCGATCATTTTCTGGCACAACCGGCTCTTCGTCATCGGCGAAATTTACAAGCGCCATCGCCGCCCGCGTTCCATTTACGGGCTGGTGAGCGGAAGCAAGGACGGCGCGTGGCTGGCGGAATTTTTTGACTTTGTCGGCATCAAGACCGTGCGCGGTTCGTCCACGCACAATCCCCGCGGCTCGGTGAGCGCGCTGGTGCGGGTGATGCGCGAGGGGCACGACATCGGCATCACGCCTGACGGTCCGCGCGGGCCGCTGCATGATTTCAAGGGCGGCGGCCTCATCGTCGCGCGTCGTGTGGGAGCGCCCGTGCTGTTGCTCGGGCAGGCGTTCGAGTCGGCTTGGCGGCTGCGGAGTTGGGACCGGTTTTATCTGCCGCGTCCGTTTTCACGGATACGGATTTACTGCATGCTGGTGCCCGCAAGCGAGCTGGGCGCGCGCGAGGCGGGCGCCGCCGGTATGCTTCGCCTCCGTCTTCTCGCCATCAGCCCCGATGGTGTCGAATCAGGGACCGCGGAACGCGCGGTGGTGTGA
- a CDS encoding DUF983 domain-containing protein yields MFELNTACPRCGLELERDEGFFLGSLSLNYGVTIVGFLVPVTVLWLCGVLSGRAAAVLAVAGGVLFPALFYRASRSWWLMLYYLFLPRHLPANRGGERQDGDGND; encoded by the coding sequence GTGTTTGAACTGAACACGGCGTGCCCGCGTTGCGGGCTGGAGCTGGAGCGCGACGAGGGATTTTTTCTTGGGTCGCTGTCGTTGAACTATGGCGTGACCATTGTCGGCTTTCTCGTGCCGGTGACCGTGCTCTGGCTTTGCGGCGTGCTTTCCGGACGCGCCGCCGCGGTGCTGGCCGTGGCGGGCGGAGTCTTGTTTCCCGCGCTGTTTTATCGCGCGTCACGCAGTTGGTGGCTGATGTTGTATTATCTGTTTTTGCCGCGGCATCTGCCGGCAAACCGGGGAGGCGAGCGGCAGGATGGGGATGGGAATGATTGA
- a CDS encoding HNH endonuclease, protein MEAVLEQPVLVLNRLWQAVNVIGAKRAFALLARGHASVVHHQDDDFHVFSMLDWLDFSHNNPPVETMEMVRTPSRLIRLPRVILLTFFDKLPCKELKLTRNNVFERDKNQCQYCARVFPREELNLDHVIPRHHGGRTTWENIVCSCIRCNTRKANRLPHDAGMRLIRKPAKPKWRPVISLVLNTHHRAMWKDFLDVAYWNVELEE, encoded by the coding sequence ATGGAGGCCGTGCTTGAACAACCGGTGCTGGTCCTCAACCGTCTCTGGCAGGCGGTGAATGTGATCGGTGCAAAACGCGCCTTCGCGCTCCTCGCGCGAGGACACGCCTCCGTCGTCCATCATCAGGACGATGACTTTCACGTCTTCAGCATGCTGGACTGGCTGGATTTTTCGCACAACAACCCGCCGGTCGAGACCATGGAGATGGTGCGCACGCCCAGCCGGCTCATCCGCCTGCCGCGCGTGATCCTGCTCACGTTTTTCGACAAGCTGCCCTGCAAGGAACTGAAGCTCACGCGCAACAATGTCTTCGAGCGCGACAAGAACCAGTGCCAGTATTGCGCGCGCGTTTTCCCGCGCGAGGAGCTGAACCTGGACCACGTCATCCCGCGCCATCACGGCGGACGCACCACGTGGGAAAACATCGTCTGCTCCTGCATCCGCTGCAACACCCGCAAGGCCAACCGCCTCCCGCACGACGCGGGCATGCGCCTCATCCGCAAGCCGGCCAAGCCGAAATGGCGCCCGGTCATCAGCCTCGTGCTCAACACGCACCACCGCGCGATGTGGAAGGATTTCCTCGATGTCGCCTACTGGAACGTCGAACTGGAAGAGTGA
- the rpmB gene encoding 50S ribosomal protein L28, with the protein MARICAITGKRPVTGNRINRKGQSKKSGGIGTHVTSITRRKFRPNLQRIRIKTENGGTKRVLVSVKAIKAGLVEKVV; encoded by the coding sequence ATGGCCAGAATTTGTGCAATCACCGGCAAGCGCCCTGTCACGGGCAACCGAATCAACCGCAAGGGACAAAGCAAGAAGAGCGGAGGCATCGGCACGCACGTGACGAGCATCACCCGTCGCAAATTCCGCCCGAATCTCCAGCGCATTCGCATCAAGACAGAAAACGGCGGCACCAAGCGCGTGCTCGTCTCGGTGAAGGCCATCAAGGCCGGCCTCGTCGAGAAAGTGGTCTGA
- a CDS encoding TonB-dependent receptor domain-containing protein, with translation MFCKIFPRLHLLTPAAVLASLIFSGAHQTLPAQAVSDQTSVATASGTVSPAVPATSKDRADKRRVRRARAAHEEAASRDNLVQLDKFVVTASGFEQTLANSPASISVVSKVELEARPFVTLVDAVKDMPGVTVTNSKSGNDISLRGMASDYTLILVDGKRQNSRQMRPNGFGEAETGFSPPLGAIERIELVRGPMSTLYGSDAMGGVVNIITRKVASEWGGSLGGNYTAQFDDRLGDESSGDIYANGPLLQNKLGLAVFGRYYHRDEDDLAVAGNSPGRRGARKADTSTIGARLSYTPSPAHDIILEGGASRQRVEGTPGKTGTVGSTTTSDSPYDPVLRFNRDYASLSHTGRWAIGTSDIAVHYEDAETLGRNVSIVKSGTTTKYTVPRTLEIQNLVADAKMHMPLPKNNLTFGGQYIDSEGKDGVAYDVDHPRPDGTYPLKTLSMRQFSFFAEDEFRILESLALTGGVRYDHHDSFGGQVSPRGYLVWNTTKYLTLKGGVSTGFKTPTLTQTTAGLSGIGGQGTLPLLGNPDLKPETSTNYEAGVSLVINHTLNLTFTGFYNKFDDKIGSKTVLRGSDEFNKYLDPDAWSRDGSMSINIDTAETRGFEAGGSYRFLKNWKISGNYTFVESEQTSGANKGKPLNAMPKHHANGTLGWDVTPDVSAWVRGAWYGTQWRDVGDDYKAYALFDIGAAWSINPWVKLNVGIYNLFNKELHDTDIYSTISDNRRLWAGLNINF, from the coding sequence ATGTTCTGTAAAATATTTCCACGCCTGCACCTTCTGACGCCCGCCGCCGTGCTGGCGTCGTTGATTTTTTCCGGTGCGCATCAGACACTCCCCGCCCAAGCGGTTTCCGATCAGACATCCGTGGCCACGGCCAGCGGCACAGTCTCGCCCGCGGTTCCGGCAACCTCGAAGGACCGTGCGGACAAACGGCGGGTTCGCCGCGCCCGCGCGGCCCATGAGGAGGCCGCATCAAGGGACAACTTGGTCCAGCTCGACAAATTCGTCGTCACTGCGTCGGGTTTCGAGCAAACCCTTGCCAACTCACCTGCCAGCATCTCGGTGGTCAGCAAAGTGGAACTGGAGGCCAGACCTTTTGTGACCTTGGTCGATGCGGTCAAAGACATGCCGGGCGTCACCGTCACCAATAGCAAGTCCGGGAACGACATCAGCCTGCGCGGCATGGCCTCCGACTACACGCTGATCCTTGTGGACGGCAAACGGCAAAACTCGCGCCAGATGCGCCCCAACGGTTTTGGCGAGGCCGAGACCGGTTTTTCCCCCCCGCTCGGCGCGATTGAGCGGATCGAGCTGGTGCGCGGCCCCATGTCCACGCTCTATGGCTCCGACGCGATGGGCGGCGTGGTCAACATCATCACCCGCAAGGTCGCGAGCGAATGGGGCGGCTCGCTCGGCGGCAACTACACCGCACAGTTCGACGACCGGCTCGGCGACGAATCCTCCGGCGACATCTATGCAAACGGGCCGCTGCTCCAAAACAAACTCGGGCTGGCGGTGTTTGGCCGCTATTACCACCGCGACGAAGACGACCTCGCCGTCGCCGGAAACAGCCCCGGCCGCCGCGGCGCCCGCAAGGCCGACACCAGCACCATCGGCGCGCGCCTCTCCTACACGCCCTCGCCGGCGCACGATATCATCCTGGAGGGCGGCGCCAGCCGCCAGCGCGTCGAGGGCACGCCGGGCAAGACCGGCACCGTGGGCAGCACCACGACATCGGACAGCCCCTACGACCCCGTGCTGCGCTTCAACCGCGATTACGCCTCGCTCTCGCACACCGGGCGCTGGGCCATCGGCACCTCGGACATCGCGGTGCACTACGAGGACGCCGAGACACTCGGCCGCAATGTCTCCATCGTGAAATCCGGCACGACCACCAAATACACCGTGCCGCGCACCCTCGAAATCCAAAATCTGGTCGCCGACGCGAAAATGCACATGCCGCTCCCGAAAAACAACCTCACCTTCGGCGGCCAGTATATCGACAGCGAGGGCAAGGACGGCGTCGCCTACGATGTCGACCACCCGCGGCCCGACGGCACCTATCCGCTCAAAACCCTTTCCATGCGGCAATTCTCCTTCTTCGCCGAGGACGAGTTCCGCATCCTCGAATCCCTCGCCCTCACCGGCGGCGTGCGCTACGATCACCACGACTCGTTTGGCGGCCAGGTCAGCCCCCGCGGCTATCTCGTCTGGAACACCACCAAATACCTCACCCTGAAAGGCGGCGTGAGCACCGGCTTCAAAACCCCCACGCTCACGCAAACCACGGCGGGGCTCTCCGGCATCGGCGGGCAGGGCACGCTCCCGCTTCTCGGCAACCCCGACCTCAAGCCGGAGACGAGCACGAATTACGAGGCGGGAGTCTCCCTTGTAATCAACCACACGCTCAACCTCACGTTCACCGGTTTTTATAACAAGTTTGATGACAAGATCGGCAGCAAGACCGTCCTGCGCGGCTCGGATGAGTTCAATAAATACCTCGACCCGGACGCATGGAGCAGGGACGGCAGCATGTCCATCAACATCGACACCGCCGAGACCAGGGGCTTCGAAGCCGGCGGCTCATATCGCTTTCTCAAAAACTGGAAAATCAGCGGCAATTATACTTTTGTCGAGTCCGAGCAGACCAGCGGAGCGAACAAGGGGAAACCGCTGAATGCCATGCCCAAGCATCATGCAAACGGCACCCTGGGCTGGGACGTCACCCCGGATGTCAGCGCGTGGGTGCGCGGCGCCTGGTATGGCACGCAATGGCGGGACGTGGGCGATGATTACAAGGCCTACGCGCTCTTCGATATCGGGGCGGCCTGGAGCATCAACCCGTGGGTGAAACTCAATGTCGGCATATATAATCTCTTCAACAAGGAGCTTCACGACACCGACATCTACAGCACGATTTCCGACAACCGCCGCCTGTGGGCCGGATTGAATATTAATTTCTGA
- a CDS encoding response regulator — protein MKKGSRHPGRRGSGLTGVFTASSHKRHMRVIRRVFLRSVSAMILSVDDESDITDLVSFHLTRAGYEVTTAASGREALDAVQARRPDLILLDLMLPDIDGFGVCEILRRTPDTATIPIVIVSAWSTTDTRELGLELGALDYMTKPFSPRDLTERVRHLLNLRSTRQSKAIS, from the coding sequence ATGAAAAAAGGCTCCCGCCATCCCGGGCGGCGCGGATCGGGGCTCACCGGTGTTTTCACCGCTTCGTCACACAAACGTCATATGCGCGTCATCCGGCGGGTGTTTCTTAGGAGCGTGTCCGCCATGATTCTCAGCGTCGATGACGAGAGCGATATCACCGATCTCGTCAGCTTTCATCTCACCCGCGCCGGCTACGAAGTAACCACCGCCGCCAGCGGGCGCGAGGCGTTGGATGCCGTGCAGGCGCGCCGGCCGGATTTGATCCTGCTCGATCTCATGCTGCCCGACATCGACGGTTTCGGCGTGTGCGAAATCCTGCGCCGCACGCCGGACACGGCGACGATCCCCATCGTGATTGTCTCGGCCTGGTCAACCACCGATACGCGCGAACTCGGGCTGGAGCTCGGCGCGCTCGATTACATGACCAAGCCGTTCAGCCCGCGGGACCTGACCGAGCGCGTGCGGCATCTGCTCAATTTGCGTTCGACGCGGCAGTCCAAGGCCATATCCTGA